A region of the Elusimicrobiota bacterium genome:
GCAGATTAGACTGGTCGGGATGCGGGACGATGGACGGGTTAAACAGCGCAGCGGACTCAAACGTGTACTCGCTTGTAAAGTATGACCCGATCAACAATTTTCGTTCCTTCGACAACGGCAGATCGGTGAACAGGTACGGGTGTACCGTTTCGTAATGTTCAAGAAACACAGCTTCAATATTCTCGTGGTGTTTCGCGAAATCGCCCAACACCTTATTAAGCTGGGCTGTGACCTTATCATCGGGTAATGCCATTACCCGCGAGATAATATGGTTGACCTGCGCTTCGCTCCGGGGCGTAAACGGCCGCAGGATTATCCTCGACTGGTCCGGGGTAAGGCAAATATCAGAACTTTCCGCAAACGGCGCGAGTGTTGTCACAAATTTATCGTTCCTCCGATAAAACTATTTCGATGCCACAACTTTCTGGCTTTCAATCGAGTTCTGCATAACAGTCATTTCTGCTAAAGCAATATAAAACGCCAAGCTGGACTCCGCGCCTTCGTTTTGGTTGATACGGTCCACGTGCAGCGCATCGCGGCACCCGCCGGTAGACGAATCGTACAACGCGATATCCAGGTCGTTACGCCCCATGAACCACTGGAACGCTTTCCTCGCTTCGGTATACCACATAAGGTCGCCGGTAGCGCGAAACGCTTCGAGGCACGCCGAGATCATGGTATGCGTTTCTACCGGCTGCTGGTCTGCCACAGAAATTGTTTCACCCCGTTTGTAAAACCCGTTTGAGCCGATAGGGCGAAACCGGTTTTTCGGCGACGTTTGTATTTTTACCAGCCACTGTAACGATTTCAGCCCGGCGTCCAGCATATCTTTATTCTCCAGCCACTTCCCGCTCAGGATCAGCGCGTGGGACAGCCGTGCGTTACAATACGTCACCACCGGTTCAAACCACGGCCAGTCTTTATCGCTATGAACTTTGTAGAGTTCAAACAGTTTTTTTGCCAGTATCTGCCGTATCTGATGTACCCGGCGGTCGCCGTCAAAACACCGGAGGTATTCGTGGATCCCGATGATCGCGAACGCCCAGGCTCGGGGTGACGAGAAGTCGCAGATAGGGTTTAACGCGCGTTCGAATATTGTATTCGCAAAATTCCTGAATCCCGCGTTCGTCGTCCTCCCGATACAGGTACCCAACGCCCATAGGGTGCGCCCATGCGAATCTTCCGACCCCATACCGTTAGCTTCGCCGACCCAGGTGCGGTTGTAATTCATAAAGTTTTTGAACCGGCAAGATTTAGGATCAAACGCGCTGTTGAGGAACGCGAAGTATATTGTTGCCATGTCGGTAAGCTTTGTTTTATCCCCTTCTTTAAGTTCGTCGAGGTAGATTGTGAGGATCAGCGCCCGTGCGTTGTCGTCAGTACAATACCCTTCCGCGAGGTTAGGGATGTTGTAAATCGCGTGCTGGATAATGCCGGTAGAGTCCGTCATCCTGTACAAATGGTCGAGCTTAAACGCCGGCAGTTCCGGCAATTCCTGGTCCAGCGAAGGCAGCACAAGTTTTTTGTGGATAAGCGTCGGGTGTTTCAACCTTGCTTCTTTAAACGTTTCCAAATAAATCCGGCCCGTATTATTCCATACCATTTCCCGGCCGAGGATAAAGGCGTTTTTGCGCATAGCGTTGCGTTTGTTGTCATCGCGGATCAAGCCCAGTACTTCACGCGAGATCGCTTCCGGGTCGCGAAACGGTACAATAATCCCCCGGCCGTCAGCGAGTAGTTCCGTCGCGTGCCAGTACGGCGTAGAAATCACGGCATTACCCGCGCCAAACGAGTACGCCAGCGTGCCGGAGACCGCCTGCGCTTCTTCCAGGTACGGAGTAATATATATATCGGCGGTAACAATAAACTCTTTCAGTTGTTCCATCGTGACAAACTGGTTGTAAAACACCACGTTTTTGTCAACCCCGAGTTCTTCCGCCATATTCTGCAGTTTCAGGCGGTATACTTCCCCTACTTCCCGCACAAGGTTCGGGTGGGTGGCGCCAAGGATTACATAAACGACGTTCGGATATTCTTTTACAATCGCGGGTAAGGCTTGCAGCACATTTTCAATCCCTTTGTTGGGCGACAACAGGCCGAAGGTGAGCAGTACAAACTTACCTTCGAGCCCGAACTGGTCCTTATAAAAATTTGAGTCAATAAACGGTATTTCAGGAATCCCGTGCGGGATCAACCGTATTTTGTTTTCCGGCACTTTATAAATATCTGTCAAAAAATCGACAGAGCGCTGGGTCATAACTACAAACACGTCGGATAGTTCGGTCAATCCTTCCATCACGCTTCGTTGGTCCGAGTTCGGTTTTTTCAAAACTGTATGCAGGGTCGTCACTACGGGCATCTGCAGTTGTTTCAACAACGTGAGGATATACACGCCGGACGGGCCGCCGTAAATACCGTATTCGTGCTGCAACGAAACAACGTTTACTGCGTTGATATTAATAAAATCCGCAGCGCGCTTATACGAATCAATATCCTGTTCCCTGATTTCAAACCTTACGCAATCGGGATAATCATACCCTTCTTTAATATCGTTGACCGGGATAGCAAGGCAGTGGATATTGTGAAACTGGTTGGCTATTGATTCGTAAAGGGTTGCGGTGAACGTCGCGATCCCGCATTTACGGGGTAAATAGTTGCCAATAAACGCAATTTTTTTGATCTCAGGAATGTTGTACATATCTTTTACCTCCGCACGGAGTAATCTGCCCCCGTTTAGTTCACTCGAATATTTGGTACAAAAGATTTTTACGTTTTATTGCGATCCCGAGACAGGTGATTGAGGTTCGGAATGTACAATGAATATAATCAATCTAAGATATATTATACTAAAATAATTGTTTTAATCCCAGACTTTATAATTTTTGTGGTGATAATAATTCATAAAATCCTGATGGAAATCATTTTTATAAAAATGCTTCCTACTGTCTAACGCAGCGAAGATATTGACCATGAGAAAGAAAATTGTTATTGAAGCCCATACCCACCTGGACTTCGTTTTTGACAGGTTCTGCGATAATTTCATTAATTGTATAGACGCAACCAACGCTATAGCAGGAAAACACAAAATTAAATGCCAATGATTAAATTCAACCGGTGATAACGCTGATGCTGCCAGTACCGCGATAAACAGGTAGCCGGTATACAGATAAAGCCTATCCATAGGCAACTCATGGGTATGGCCTGTTTTTCTGTCAAAAGGTTTTAGTTTCATAAATTGTACAAACAAATACTTGTTAATCTTAATGCTCCACCATACTGTTCCCGCAGCAATAACCCATTTTAGGATGTGGAACGAGTAATAGGCTATAGAATACACTACGGTATTGTTTATCCAATTAAAATCAATCATTGAAAATATCTGGCGTCCAAAATAAGTGGTTGAATACCGTATCCAGTACAATACCGCTTTGATTACAGGATAAACCAGCAATAAATTACGACCAATAAACATATCTTTTGATTGAGCAAGAGATAGTTTTATGCTGGGGTTAGAAAAATATTCAATCAAATACGGGGTAAGGCTCAACCCGATAACCAGCATCCCAAAAATAACACCCCACCAGTTAATACGTATGTACTTAGTTAATACAAGTATAACAGACAGGAATAATAATATCGCAAAAGAAAAATGCACCTGCGCGCAAAACCCAATTGCTATGATATGCAGAAACGTTTTCCAAAACAATTTTTCGCGCATATTAAACGCAGTCCATAAGTGCAATGCTGCGAACAAAAAAAGGTAACCAATATTGTATAGTTCTGTCTGCTCAACTCTCCAGGGATTCAGCCAGTATATCAACATCAGAGGTATTAGTATATGCTCAGTTTCAGTTGCTTTTAACGCAACCTTACATAAGAACAATAGTGATAATACATGAAACAGTATTATTACCGCAATCGCTGCGTAAGGAGAGAACCATAACTTCATAGGCCAAGCTGTTATCACGGTCTGAAACGAACCCGGGATATACCCAGAACCTGTACTTGCATTACCAAAATTAGTTAAAACGCCTTTATCAACAAATAAAATAGCTTTATCCAGTATCTGAATATTATCATAATGCAGTTTTAAAGTAATACTTTGATGGATAGAATGCAGTATACCCAAACAAAACAGTGTAAATATGAATGCCTTAAATAATATTTTCACTTTTTATATTTCCTAAAGAACACTATTCAAACTCTGTATACTCAACCCCTGCTGCATGGTACCGTTTTTTTCCAGCCCACCCGCAAATTATTGCATCTTTTGGGCAGAACGATGCGCAACGCATACAGTACTCGCACTTATCAAGATGCGACGGATACCCATCCGCTGCGGAATATATATTTTCCCGCGGGCATATTTTTATGCAACGGTTACACTTATTACACTTTTTTTTGTTAGTACGGAATGGGAACCATTTTTGGTTAACGTCCCACCGCCATAACGACGTTACCCACCGCGAGAAGTGGTAC
Encoded here:
- a CDS encoding glycosyltransferase family 4 protein codes for the protein MYNIPEIKKIAFIGNYLPRKCGIATFTATLYESIANQFHNIHCLAIPVNDIKEGYDYPDCVRFEIREQDIDSYKRAADFININAVNVVSLQHEYGIYGGPSGVYILTLLKQLQMPVVTTLHTVLKKPNSDQRSVMEGLTELSDVFVVMTQRSVDFLTDIYKVPENKIRLIPHGIPEIPFIDSNFYKDQFGLEGKFVLLTFGLLSPNKGIENVLQALPAIVKEYPNVVYVILGATHPNLVREVGEVYRLKLQNMAEELGVDKNVVFYNQFVTMEQLKEFIVTADIYITPYLEEAQAVSGTLAYSFGAGNAVISTPYWHATELLADGRGIIVPFRDPEAISREVLGLIRDDNKRNAMRKNAFILGREMVWNNTGRIYLETFKEARLKHPTLIHKKLVLPSLDQELPELPAFKLDHLYRMTDSTGIIQHAIYNIPNLAEGYCTDDNARALILTIYLDELKEGDKTKLTDMATIYFAFLNSAFDPKSCRFKNFMNYNRTWVGEANGMGSEDSHGRTLWALGTCIGRTTNAGFRNFANTIFERALNPICDFSSPRAWAFAIIGIHEYLRCFDGDRRVHQIRQILAKKLFELYKVHSDKDWPWFEPVVTYCNARLSHALILSGKWLENKDMLDAGLKSLQWLVKIQTSPKNRFRPIGSNGFYKRGETISVADQQPVETHTMISACLEAFRATGDLMWYTEARKAFQWFMGRNDLDIALYDSSTGGCRDALHVDRINQNEGAESSLAFYIALAEMTVMQNSIESQKVVASK